One part of the Desulfotomaculum sp. genome encodes these proteins:
- a CDS encoding 50S ribosomal protein L31: MKKDIHPQYHKAKITCICGETFETGSTKKEVRVEICSKCHPFYTGSQRTVETGGRADRFRKKYGLK, encoded by the coding sequence ATGAAAAAAGATATTCATCCCCAGTATCACAAAGCAAAGATAACCTGCATCTGCGGTGAGACATTTGAAACGGGATCCACCAAAAAGGAAGTACGTGTTGAAATATGCTCCAAGTGCCATCCTTTTTATACCGGTTCGCAGCGTACCGTAGAAACAGGCGGACGGGCGGATCGTTTCCGTAAAAAATACGGCCTGAAATAA
- a CDS encoding DUF1385 domain-containing protein yields the protein MGSVQYGGQAVIEGVMMRGQRTWAVAVRRPDQSIALDLNPISSVTKKIPILGWPFLRGTIVLFESLIIGLKALNFSAEQATGEEEEIKGWEMALTFLVAFALAIFLFVVLPTGITHYLAPGVKGNFLQNLIEGAIRFLVFVLYIYGVGRMPDIRRVFQYHGAEHKVINTFEAGDELSVGNVIKHTTYHPRCGTSFILIVLVLSIFLFSLLPDINFLWRVLSRIVLLPVLAGLSYELLKFSAKYQNFFICRLFIGPGRWLQKLTTGEPDREQVEVAISALQAVLPKEGEVVVR from the coding sequence ATGGGCTCTGTTCAATACGGAGGCCAGGCTGTTATTGAGGGTGTAATGATGCGGGGACAGCGTACGTGGGCTGTTGCCGTACGGCGTCCCGATCAGAGTATCGCCCTGGATCTAAACCCGATAAGTTCAGTCACTAAAAAAATACCAATCCTCGGATGGCCTTTTTTACGCGGCACAATAGTGCTTTTCGAGTCGCTGATAATTGGCTTAAAGGCCTTGAACTTCTCGGCGGAACAAGCGACAGGCGAGGAAGAGGAAATAAAAGGCTGGGAGATGGCACTGACCTTTCTGGTCGCCTTTGCCCTGGCCATATTTCTTTTTGTCGTTTTGCCCACCGGGATCACTCATTATCTGGCGCCTGGCGTCAAAGGCAATTTTTTGCAGAATCTGATCGAGGGAGCGATACGGTTCCTGGTCTTTGTCCTTTATATATACGGCGTTGGGCGGATGCCTGATATCCGCAGGGTTTTTCAGTACCACGGCGCTGAGCACAAGGTAATCAACACCTTTGAAGCCGGAGATGAGTTATCAGTCGGCAATGTTATAAAACACACAACTTATCATCCCCGCTGCGGAACCAGTTTTATACTTATTGTTTTGGTTTTAAGCATCTTCTTATTTTCACTTCTTCCTGATATAAACTTCTTATGGAGAGTTCTTTCCCGGATTGTGCTGCTGCCGGTTTTAGCCGGGCTTTCCTATGAATTGCTCAAATTTTCGGCCAAATACCAGAATTTTTTTATCTGCCGGTTGTTTATCGGTCCGGGGCGCTGGCTGCAGAAGCTGACCACGGGGGAGCCGGACAGGGAGCAGGTTGAGGTGGCCATTTCAGCACTGCAGGCGGTCTTACCTAAAGAGGGTGAAGTAGTTGTTCGATAA
- a CDS encoding peptide chain release factor 1: protein MFDKLDALEERYDSLNKLIGDPEIIADYEHWQQYVKAHSELNDVVALYRDYKKVLREIEGTKEMLAGDVEDEDFRELAEAELNQLLEKKDLLEKRLRVLLLPRDPDDEKNVVMEIRAGTGGEEAALFAADLFRMYIRYAEQMGWKCEIMSTSPTDLGGIKEIIFLIEGKGAFSRLKFESGVHRVQRIPTTESGGRIHTSAATVAVLPEAQEVDVDINPEDLRIDIFCSTGPGGQSVNTTQSAVRITHLPSGITVSCQDEKSQHKNKDKAMKVLRARLLDRVQEEQREKTASMRKLQVGSGDRSERVRTYNFPQNRVTDHRIGYTSHRLNEIMIGELSDIIANLMEADQYERLQQLSV from the coding sequence TTGTTCGATAAACTTGACGCTCTGGAAGAGCGTTACGACTCATTAAATAAATTAATCGGGGATCCCGAGATTATCGCCGATTACGAACACTGGCAGCAGTATGTCAAAGCCCACTCGGAACTTAACGACGTGGTAGCCCTGTACCGGGATTATAAAAAAGTCCTCCGGGAGATAGAGGGAACAAAAGAGATGCTTGCGGGGGATGTTGAGGATGAGGATTTCAGGGAACTGGCCGAGGCTGAGCTGAATCAGCTGCTGGAAAAAAAGGATTTGCTGGAAAAAAGGTTGCGTGTTCTCCTGCTGCCCCGGGATCCGGACGATGAGAAAAATGTGGTCATGGAAATCAGAGCCGGAACGGGCGGTGAGGAAGCGGCGCTGTTTGCGGCGGATCTGTTCCGTATGTATATACGCTACGCCGAACAAATGGGCTGGAAATGTGAAATAATGAGCACAAGCCCTACTGACCTTGGAGGAATTAAAGAAATCATTTTCCTTATCGAGGGGAAGGGAGCGTTCAGCAGGCTGAAATTTGAAAGCGGGGTACACAGGGTGCAGCGGATTCCGACTACTGAATCCGGCGGGCGTATCCATACATCCGCTGCGACAGTGGCGGTTTTGCCGGAAGCACAGGAAGTTGATGTGGATATTAACCCTGAAGACCTGCGTATTGATATCTTTTGCTCCACGGGGCCGGGAGGGCAGTCGGTAAATACAACACAGTCAGCGGTAAGAATTACCCATCTCCCGTCGGGAATTACGGTAAGCTGCCAGGATGAAAAAAGCCAGCACAAAAACAAGGACAAAGCGATGAAAGTATTACGGGCCAGGCTGCTTGACCGTGTTCAGGAAGAGCAGCGGGAAAAGACCGCCAGCATGCGCAAACTTCAGGTAGGCAGCGGGGACCGCAGCGAAAGGGTACGGACCTATAATTTCCCCCAGAACAGGGTTACCGACCACCGGATCGGTTATACAAGTCACCGCCTGAACGAAATAATGATCGGTGAGCTGAGCGATATTATAGCTAATTTGATGGAAGCTGACCAGTATGAGCGTCTTCAGCAGCTGAGTGTCTGA
- the prmC gene encoding peptide chain release factor N(5)-glutamine methyltransferase produces MPCKLKSRNRSINWALAWARAYLNDQGIKTPYLDAQVLLAHCLGMDIAGLYREGERQLSPQEKDAFCKLVQRRGKSEPVAYLTGRKEFMGLDFEVCRDVLIPRPETELLVEKALELYSNYWPGKPVIFADAGTGCGNIAVSLAKELPLSKIYAVDISPCALKIAKRNAGVHRVGGKIVFSRGDLLAPLGGLGLEGKVSLITANLPYIKSAEIDSLMPDVGLFEPREALDGGPDGLDLYRRLIPQSLCYLTKPGFLLMEIGPEQGKEIASFLDISGWKYECLCDLAGRDRLVVACP; encoded by the coding sequence ATGCCGTGTAAGTTGAAAAGCCGGAACAGGAGTATAAATTGGGCGCTGGCCTGGGCCAGGGCCTATCTTAATGATCAAGGCATAAAAACCCCTTATCTTGACGCCCAGGTTCTTTTAGCCCATTGCCTGGGTATGGACATAGCCGGTCTGTACCGGGAAGGTGAGCGCCAGTTAAGTCCACAGGAGAAAGACGCATTCTGCAAGCTGGTGCAAAGAAGGGGAAAAAGTGAACCTGTGGCTTATCTGACAGGCCGCAAGGAATTTATGGGCCTGGATTTTGAAGTATGCCGGGATGTTTTAATCCCCCGGCCGGAAACCGAGCTTTTGGTTGAAAAAGCTCTTGAACTTTATTCAAATTATTGGCCTGGCAAGCCTGTAATTTTCGCTGATGCAGGAACAGGCTGCGGAAACATTGCGGTTAGTTTGGCTAAGGAACTTCCGCTTTCCAAAATATACGCCGTGGATATATCTCCCTGCGCCCTTAAAATTGCTAAAAGAAACGCCGGTGTTCACAGAGTCGGGGGAAAGATTGTTTTTAGCCGGGGAGATCTGTTGGCGCCCCTGGGCGGTTTGGGACTGGAGGGAAAGGTTAGCCTAATCACAGCAAACCTGCCGTATATTAAATCAGCTGAGATAGACAGCCTGATGCCTGATGTCGGTCTGTTCGAGCCCAGGGAAGCGCTTGACGGAGGTCCGGACGGTTTGGATTTGTACAGGCGGCTGATTCCCCAATCATTATGTTATTTAACGAAGCCCGGTTTTCTTTTAATGGAGATAGGCCCGGAACAAGGAAAGGAAATTGCGTCTTTTCTGGATATCTCCGGATGGAAGTATGAATGTCTATGCGACCTTGCCGGACGGGACAGGCTGGTTGTTGCCTGTCCTTAA